In Candidatus Parvarchaeota archaeon, a genomic segment contains:
- a CDS encoding DUF350 domain-containing protein — MAVLYDNLVIATAFTVLGGVLGIFFMLVGVYFIPKITDKFTPDVNEGKEIAKGNLAVATYFGRVVGAAIIGMSIIVAAAVIAGIHG, encoded by the coding sequence ATGGCAGTCCTATACGACAATCTGGTGATAGCAACAGCATTCACTGTCCTAGGTGGCGTGCTTGGGATATTTTTCATGCTGGTTGGGGTGTATTTCATCCCTAAAATCACGGATAAGTTCACTCCTGATGTAAATGAAGGCAAAGAAATAGCCAAAGGGAACCTGGCTGTGGCAACTTATTTTGGGCGGGTTGTAGGTGCGGCAATAATAGGCATGAGCATAATCGTGGCAGCTGCAGTCATCGCAGGGATTCATGGTTAA